The proteins below are encoded in one region of Sinorhizobium meliloti:
- a CDS encoding sugar ABC transporter ATP-binding protein, translated as MGLDSMHQSASAASTDKPLLSLRNINMTFGGVKALKNVSFEVRPGEVHCLAGENGCGKSTLIKVITGVYRPAEGAVIEYDGETYPHMSPVTAQDRGIQVIWQDLALFPEMTVAENIAFHEVLGGRPRLVDYGRMRRIAVDALGRLGITLDVDLPLKEYAIAQRQIVAIARALVGEAKLVFMDEPTASLTQSETDHLLEIVRSLSASGVAVVFVSHRLAEVLEISSRITVLRDGALVGVYPAAGMTQSKITELMTGKTFDQHVRARPKTDQPAVLEVRGLTRPGDFEDISLTVRRGETVGITGLLGAGRTELALALFGMLKPATGTISIDGREVRFGSNREAIRAGVAYLSEDRLSLGLIQPQPIADNLVIASLRKILSGGLLSEDRKRSLVSRWIADLGVKIGHQADAISTLSGGNQQRVAIAKWLATDPKLLILDSPTVGVDVGARAGIFDIVAKLAESGLAIILISDEVPEVYFNADRVLHMAQGRIVGTYDPRQSRLEEIEAAVYA; from the coding sequence ATGGGCCTCGACAGCATGCACCAGTCGGCAAGCGCGGCGAGCACGGACAAGCCGCTTCTGTCTCTTCGCAACATCAACATGACCTTTGGCGGCGTCAAAGCACTGAAGAATGTGAGCTTCGAGGTGCGCCCGGGCGAGGTCCATTGCCTCGCCGGAGAGAATGGCTGCGGCAAGAGCACGCTCATCAAGGTGATCACGGGTGTCTATCGCCCCGCGGAGGGGGCGGTGATCGAATATGACGGCGAAACCTATCCGCATATGTCGCCGGTTACGGCACAGGACCGCGGCATTCAGGTCATCTGGCAGGATCTTGCGCTTTTCCCGGAAATGACCGTCGCGGAAAACATCGCCTTCCACGAGGTGCTCGGCGGCCGGCCGCGGCTGGTGGATTACGGCCGCATGCGTAGGATCGCGGTGGATGCGCTGGGCCGCCTCGGCATCACGCTCGACGTCGACCTACCGCTCAAGGAATATGCGATCGCCCAGCGTCAGATCGTGGCGATTGCCCGGGCGCTCGTCGGTGAGGCGAAGCTGGTCTTCATGGACGAGCCGACCGCATCGCTGACGCAGTCGGAGACGGACCATCTGCTCGAAATCGTCCGTAGCCTGTCCGCCTCGGGCGTCGCGGTCGTCTTCGTCAGCCATCGGCTTGCCGAGGTGCTGGAGATTTCAAGCCGGATCACGGTCTTGCGCGACGGCGCGCTGGTCGGGGTCTATCCCGCAGCCGGCATGACGCAGTCGAAAATCACCGAACTCATGACCGGCAAGACCTTCGATCAGCACGTCCGCGCGCGCCCGAAGACGGACCAGCCGGCCGTTCTCGAGGTTCGCGGCCTGACGAGGCCGGGCGACTTCGAAGACATTTCGCTGACCGTTCGCCGCGGCGAAACGGTCGGCATAACCGGCCTGCTCGGGGCAGGGCGGACCGAGCTGGCGCTCGCCCTCTTCGGCATGCTCAAGCCCGCAACCGGGACGATCAGTATCGATGGCCGGGAGGTCCGCTTCGGCTCGAACCGCGAGGCGATCAGGGCCGGCGTCGCATATCTGTCGGAGGACCGGTTGTCACTCGGACTCATCCAGCCGCAGCCGATCGCCGACAATCTCGTTATCGCCTCGCTGCGCAAGATTCTCTCAGGGGGTCTTCTTTCCGAAGACCGCAAACGAAGTCTCGTCTCCCGGTGGATCGCCGATCTCGGCGTCAAGATCGGCCATCAGGCCGACGCGATATCGACGCTTTCCGGCGGCAACCAGCAGCGCGTGGCGATCGCCAAATGGCTTGCCACCGATCCCAAACTGTTGATCCTCGATTCACCTACAGTCGGCGTCGACGTCGGGGCACGGGCCGGGATCTTCGACATCGTCGCCAAGCTCGCCGAGAGCGGGCTTGCGATTATCCTGATCTCGGACGAGGTGCCGGAAGTCTATTTCAACGCCGACCGTGTCCTGCACATGGCGCAGGGCCGCATCGTCGGAACTTATGATCCGCGCCAGTCGCGGCTGGAAGAGATCGAGGCGGCCGTCTATGCGTAG
- a CDS encoding ABC transporter permease → MRSLIRTHATEFSLLAVIVIISAVLSFATANFFSLGNAFDLLNISAVNIIFAVGLLVVLIAGGIDISFAVAASVVQYGTAIALGWIGGGGWISGLLIAGSLGVLLGCFNAFLIHRFRIISIVATISTFNIYFGLLMFFTRGVSIYDLPDWLTDRVILFEREMPDGTWIEITLPVLVMIVCVIATWTLITRTTTGRQLYAFGDNPEGARRFGINIGAMQFIAFGWLGLMAGIGGLIQAHYAQEVVPNALYGRELDVLAAVVLGGARLGGGKGTVLGCVLGVLLISITQNGLNLMGVSPFAFKMIIGAIILIAITLSNTRIERLLPFVGQKGTGR, encoded by the coding sequence ATGCGTAGCTTGATCCGCACTCACGCGACGGAATTTTCGCTGCTGGCGGTGATCGTCATCATCAGCGCCGTGCTCTCCTTCGCGACGGCGAATTTCTTCTCGCTCGGCAACGCCTTCGATCTTCTGAACATCAGCGCCGTCAACATCATCTTCGCTGTCGGCCTCCTGGTGGTGCTGATCGCCGGCGGCATCGATATCTCCTTCGCCGTGGCCGCTTCCGTCGTCCAATACGGCACGGCGATCGCGCTCGGCTGGATCGGCGGCGGCGGTTGGATCTCCGGGCTTCTCATCGCGGGCTCCTTGGGCGTGCTGCTCGGCTGCTTCAACGCCTTTCTGATCCACCGCTTCCGGATCATTTCGATCGTCGCCACGATCTCCACCTTCAATATCTATTTCGGATTGCTGATGTTCTTCACCCGGGGCGTATCGATCTACGACCTGCCCGACTGGCTGACGGACCGCGTGATCCTCTTCGAGCGTGAAATGCCCGACGGTACCTGGATCGAGATCACGCTTCCGGTTCTCGTCATGATCGTCTGCGTCATTGCCACATGGACGCTGATCACGCGGACCACGACCGGCCGCCAGCTTTACGCCTTCGGCGACAATCCGGAAGGCGCCCGGCGCTTCGGCATCAATATCGGTGCCATGCAATTCATTGCCTTCGGCTGGCTTGGCCTGATGGCCGGCATCGGCGGTCTCATCCAGGCGCATTATGCTCAGGAAGTCGTGCCGAATGCGCTTTATGGCCGCGAACTCGACGTGCTCGCCGCGGTCGTGCTCGGCGGCGCGCGCCTCGGCGGCGGCAAGGGCACCGTGCTCGGCTGCGTGCTCGGCGTGCTTCTGATCTCGATCACCCAGAACGGTTTGAATCTGATGGGCGTGTCGCCCTTCGCCTTCAAGATGATCATCGGCGCCATCATCCTGATCGCCATCACCCTTTCCAACACGCGGATCGAGCGCCTGCTGCCTTTTGTCGGTCAGAAGGGAACGGGACGATGA
- a CDS encoding ABC transporter permease, with protein sequence MTTVFERIKAAIGPEMAGPGLAFVAVVLVFGIASPQFLSAATFGSVAFQLPELGLLTLAMLLPILTGGLNLAITFTANLAGLTLAWVLKANGGADAGFGIFLVGSLLAVMVGAASGVVMGLVIAFTRAHPILVSLSMMIFLRGLGEFLTRGGDISGFPPFVGVIGHGSVAGIPVPLIVFVVCVLAWHLLLGRTKLGFNTYMIGSNLEATRYSGINTRKAIVLVYTLSGVMCAIAGIIMLARFNSVRIGHGESYLLITVLACFLGGVNPFGGFGRVIPVFVALVVLQLLSSGLNLIGANQHLATAVWGILLVGVMILRWAVSRIKISIVRRGS encoded by the coding sequence ATGACCACAGTCTTCGAAAGGATCAAGGCCGCCATAGGGCCGGAAATGGCCGGTCCGGGGCTCGCCTTCGTGGCTGTCGTGCTCGTTTTCGGGATCGCCTCACCGCAATTCCTGAGCGCCGCGACCTTCGGCTCCGTCGCCTTCCAGCTGCCGGAACTCGGACTCCTGACGCTTGCCATGCTGCTGCCGATCCTGACGGGCGGCCTCAATCTCGCAATCACCTTCACCGCCAATCTTGCCGGACTGACCCTTGCCTGGGTCCTCAAGGCGAACGGAGGGGCCGACGCGGGCTTCGGCATCTTCCTCGTCGGTTCCCTCCTTGCCGTGATGGTCGGTGCGGCAAGCGGAGTCGTCATGGGCCTGGTGATCGCGTTCACACGCGCCCATCCGATCCTCGTCTCCCTGTCGATGATGATCTTCCTGCGCGGCCTCGGCGAGTTTCTGACGCGCGGGGGCGACATCTCCGGCTTCCCGCCCTTCGTCGGCGTGATCGGCCATGGCTCCGTCGCCGGCATTCCCGTGCCGCTGATCGTCTTCGTCGTCTGCGTGCTCGCCTGGCATCTGCTTCTCGGCCGCACAAAGCTCGGCTTCAACACCTATATGATCGGCTCGAATCTCGAGGCGACGCGCTATTCAGGCATCAACACGCGCAAGGCGATCGTGCTCGTCTACACGCTTTCCGGGGTCATGTGCGCGATAGCCGGCATCATCATGCTGGCACGCTTCAATTCGGTGCGCATCGGCCATGGCGAGTCCTACCTGCTGATCACGGTGCTCGCGTGCTTCCTCGGCGGCGTCAATCCGTTCGGGGGCTTCGGCCGGGTGATCCCCGTCTTCGTCGCGTTGGTGGTGCTGCAGCTTCTCTCGTCCGGGCTCAATCTCATCGGAGCCAACCAGCATCTCGCGACCGCCGTCTGGGGCATCCTTCTCGTCGGCGTGATGATCCTGCGTTGGGCCGTTTCCAGGATCAAGATTTCAATTGTCAGAAGAGGATCATGA
- a CDS encoding sugar phosphate isomerase/epimerase family protein, whose protein sequence is MQGFGVHTSMWTMNWDRPGAERAVAAAVKYKVDFIEIPMLNPPAVDTEHTRALLEKNRLRAVCSLGLPERAWASVRPEAAIDHLKIAIDKTADLGGEALSGVIYGGIGERTGVPPTVEEYDNIARVLQAAAKHAKSRGIELGVEAVNRYENHLINTGWQAVKMIERVGADNVFVHLDTYHMNIEEKGVGKGILDAREHLKYIHLSESDRGTPGYGTCGWDEIFSTLAAIGFRGGLAMESFINMPPEVAYGLAVWRPVAKDEEEVMGNGLPFLRNKATQYGLI, encoded by the coding sequence ATGCAGGGTTTTGGCGTTCATACGAGCATGTGGACAATGAATTGGGACCGTCCCGGCGCCGAACGGGCGGTAGCCGCAGCGGTCAAATACAAGGTCGATTTCATCGAGATCCCGATGCTCAATCCGCCTGCCGTCGACACGGAGCACACCCGTGCCCTCCTCGAGAAGAACCGTCTGCGCGCGGTCTGCTCGCTCGGCCTGCCGGAGCGGGCCTGGGCCTCGGTTCGGCCCGAGGCGGCGATCGACCATCTGAAGATCGCGATCGACAAGACTGCCGATCTCGGCGGCGAGGCGCTGTCGGGCGTCATCTATGGCGGCATCGGCGAGCGCACCGGCGTGCCGCCGACCGTCGAGGAGTATGACAATATCGCCCGCGTGCTGCAGGCCGCGGCCAAGCACGCCAAGTCGCGCGGCATTGAGCTTGGCGTCGAAGCCGTCAACCGCTACGAGAACCACCTGATCAATACCGGCTGGCAGGCGGTCAAGATGATCGAGCGGGTCGGAGCCGACAACGTCTTCGTGCACCTCGATACCTATCACATGAACATCGAGGAAAAGGGTGTCGGCAAAGGTATCCTCGATGCCCGCGAGCACCTGAAATACATCCATCTTTCCGAAAGCGACCGCGGCACGCCGGGCTACGGCACCTGCGGCTGGGACGAGATTTTCTCGACGCTTGCGGCGATCGGCTTCAGGGGCGGCCTTGCGATGGAAAGCTTCATCAACATGCCGCCGGAAGTGGCCTATGGCCTCGCCGTCTGGCGCCCGGTCGCAAAGGACGAGGAAGAGGTGATGGGCAACGGCCTGCCGTTCCTGCGCAACAAGGCCACGCAGTACGGCCTGATCTGA
- a CDS encoding FGGY-family carbohydrate kinase — protein MNDRDSGAAPVGVLDVGKTNVKLSAVAADGTLVETISVPNPVLPGPPWRHHDLTRLGEWVFEALAALSRRHGLAAVVAAGHGSGGVLTGADPDVGDGAALPMIDYEQPLPPDIRDGYSPLAGTFLDRGSATMHGATHQARQLYWMEEREPDAFGKSRWYLGLPQYWAWRLSGVAASEASFLGAQSHLWNVAERRFSPIVSARGWERLMPPFAKAWETLGPIRPELVRRFGLPAEMRVLTGGHDSSLNHYRYHAAGLRDFTVISTGTWIVGFSRSTPIERLDEHRGMTLNSDVFGNRLGGILTMGGREFSHIAGSNPPTDDAPIEVLGRLVAQRTIAAPSFGDDDGLFPGSAGSGRILGSAAETAMERKALALLYCALLTVECIEALSADRLVVLDGSFLRDPLYAGVVAALLPERQVRFNLDAYGVAAGAALLAGHETREKPAPLALSEPIDLARLNPDLSRYAADWRAVARAMRGNRDKFENTEGNLHG, from the coding sequence ATGAACGATCGAGACAGCGGGGCGGCTCCGGTAGGGGTCCTCGATGTTGGCAAGACCAATGTCAAGCTGAGCGCGGTTGCAGCCGACGGGACGCTGGTCGAAACGATCAGCGTCCCAAATCCCGTCCTCCCCGGACCGCCCTGGCGCCACCACGACCTCACGAGGCTGGGCGAATGGGTTTTCGAGGCGCTGGCGGCTCTGTCGCGGCGCCACGGTCTTGCTGCCGTCGTAGCGGCGGGGCACGGCTCGGGCGGCGTTTTGACGGGTGCGGATCCGGACGTCGGCGATGGCGCCGCCCTCCCGATGATCGATTACGAACAGCCATTGCCACCGGATATCCGCGACGGCTATAGCCCGTTGGCCGGTACGTTTCTCGACCGCGGCAGCGCAACCATGCATGGCGCGACCCATCAGGCCCGCCAGCTCTACTGGATGGAGGAGCGCGAACCGGATGCTTTTGGGAAATCCCGCTGGTATCTCGGCCTGCCGCAATATTGGGCTTGGCGCCTTTCCGGTGTCGCCGCTTCGGAAGCGAGCTTTCTCGGGGCACAGTCGCATCTCTGGAATGTCGCCGAAAGGCGCTTCTCACCCATCGTTAGTGCCCGCGGTTGGGAGCGGCTGATGCCGCCCTTTGCGAAAGCCTGGGAGACGCTTGGTCCGATCCGGCCCGAACTCGTCCGAAGGTTCGGACTGCCGGCAGAAATGCGCGTGCTGACGGGCGGCCACGACAGCAGCCTAAATCATTATCGGTATCACGCCGCGGGACTGCGGGATTTCACGGTGATCTCGACGGGCACCTGGATCGTCGGCTTTTCACGCTCGACACCAATCGAGCGTCTCGACGAGCACCGTGGCATGACGCTCAACAGCGACGTTTTCGGAAACCGCCTCGGCGGGATACTGACCATGGGCGGACGGGAATTCTCCCATATCGCCGGTTCCAATCCGCCGACGGACGACGCACCCATCGAGGTCCTCGGGCGTCTGGTTGCGCAGCGGACCATCGCGGCGCCCTCCTTCGGCGACGACGATGGTCTTTTCCCCGGCAGCGCCGGAAGCGGGCGCATCCTTGGATCTGCTGCCGAGACGGCAATGGAGCGCAAGGCCCTGGCGCTCCTCTATTGTGCGCTGCTGACGGTGGAATGCATCGAGGCGCTTTCCGCGGATCGCCTTGTCGTGCTCGACGGCAGCTTCCTGCGCGATCCTCTTTATGCGGGCGTCGTTGCGGCATTGCTTCCCGAGCGTCAGGTGCGCTTCAATCTCGACGCCTATGGTGTTGCCGCCGGCGCGGCGCTGCTGGCCGGTCACGAGACGCGCGAGAAGCCGGCGCCGCTTGCCCTCAGCGAGCCCATCGATCTTGCGCGGCTCAATCCCGACCTTTCCCGCTATGCCGCCGATTGGCGCGCGGTTGCCCGAGCAATGCGGGGCAACAGAGATAAATTCGAGAACACGGAAGGAAATCTTCATGGCTGA
- a CDS encoding class II aldolase/adducin family protein → MAETETDKLALRREMVDICRRMNSSGINQGTAGNLSVRTDDGFLITPSSMPYDTMQPDDLVEMGFDGTYVGHRPSSEWRFHRDILRARTDIDVVLHCHSIYATTLACHHKTIPSFHYMTGIAGGTTIRCAEYATFGTQALSDNALVALKDRLACLLGQHGQISLGKTLEQALWLAIEVETLSRIYVQALTLGEPPILPDDEMERVIAQMRRMSYGQAPDPEGVNDVARPRVS, encoded by the coding sequence ATGGCTGAGACTGAGACGGACAAGCTGGCACTCCGGCGGGAAATGGTGGACATCTGCCGGCGGATGAATTCGAGCGGCATCAACCAGGGCACGGCCGGCAATCTTTCCGTCCGCACCGATGACGGCTTCCTCATCACGCCATCCTCCATGCCCTATGACACGATGCAGCCGGACGACCTGGTGGAAATGGGCTTCGATGGCACCTATGTGGGCCATCGACCCTCATCGGAGTGGCGCTTCCATCGCGACATTCTGCGCGCGCGCACGGATATCGACGTGGTCCTGCATTGCCACTCGATCTACGCGACGACACTTGCCTGCCATCACAAGACCATTCCGAGCTTTCACTACATGACGGGGATTGCCGGCGGCACGACGATCCGCTGCGCCGAATATGCGACCTTCGGCACGCAGGCCCTGTCGGACAACGCGCTCGTCGCGCTTAAAGACCGCCTTGCATGCCTGCTCGGGCAGCACGGCCAGATATCGCTCGGCAAAACGCTGGAACAGGCATTGTGGCTTGCGATCGAGGTAGAGACGCTGTCGCGGATCTATGTCCAGGCCCTGACGCTCGGCGAGCCGCCCATACTGCCGGACGACGAAATGGAGCGGGTGATCGCCCAGATGCGGCGCATGAGCTACGGCCAGGCGCCGGACCCGGAGGGAGTGAACGACGTGGCGCGCCCGCGCGTGTCGTGA
- a CDS encoding DUF899 family protein, giving the protein MGITFPNESSNYRTARDKLLQREAALRREMEAVAAEIRALPPGGVVPEDYEFDHIDGKGRPAKVRLSELFRPGTDVLILYHYMFPRHRGDKRPKPSSGPMAELPIEDGPCPSCTALLDNWEGAVPHVEGLGANIAAVAKAPIEQVAAFAAHRGWRNLNLLSAANNSFKRDYHGEDAEGQQLPVLTVFHKGADGLIRLSWASELLFLPADPGQDPRHLGTVEPMWTLLDLTPGGRPSTDEQFEYQG; this is encoded by the coding sequence ATGGGCATAACGTTTCCGAACGAAAGTTCGAACTATCGCACTGCTCGCGACAAGCTGCTGCAGCGAGAAGCAGCACTCAGGCGCGAAATGGAAGCTGTGGCCGCAGAGATTCGAGCACTCCCCCCGGGCGGGGTCGTTCCCGAGGACTATGAATTCGACCACATCGACGGAAAAGGGAGACCGGCGAAGGTGCGACTCTCCGAACTGTTTCGGCCCGGTACCGATGTCTTGATCCTCTACCACTATATGTTCCCACGCCATCGCGGCGATAAGCGGCCCAAACCGAGCAGCGGGCCGATGGCAGAGCTGCCGATTGAAGACGGGCCGTGCCCCTCTTGTACTGCCCTCCTCGACAACTGGGAGGGAGCGGTGCCGCACGTAGAGGGTCTGGGAGCAAACATCGCGGCTGTTGCAAAGGCGCCGATAGAGCAGGTTGCGGCCTTTGCGGCTCATCGGGGCTGGCGCAATCTGAACCTTCTTTCTGCGGCGAACAATAGCTTCAAACGCGACTACCACGGCGAGGACGCGGAAGGCCAACAATTGCCGGTCCTCACCGTGTTTCACAAAGGCGCGGACGGGCTAATTAGGTTGAGCTGGGCTTCTGAACTGTTGTTCTTGCCGGCCGATCCGGGGCAAGATCCACGACATTTGGGCACTGTTGAGCCGATGTGGACCCTCTTGGACCTCACTCCGGGAGGGCGGCCGAGTACCGACGAACAGTTCGAATACCAAGGCTAG
- a CDS encoding cysteine hydrolase family protein: MNPERWTHLCVDMQRMFAEDTPWQVTWMPKVFDQVVEIATRFPERTIFTRFVPPSAPEELPGMWRAYYEKWPMMTTTQLDPVLVDLVPDLKRLVPPARIFDKRTYSPWTNGRLHSALLHQDIGTLVVTGGETDICVLAATLGAIDLGYKVILLKDAVCSATDQTHDASLELLSKRFSVQVKVMNTEEWLSSF, from the coding sequence ATGAATCCAGAAAGGTGGACGCATCTGTGTGTAGATATGCAGCGCATGTTCGCCGAGGATACTCCTTGGCAAGTTACATGGATGCCGAAGGTATTCGACCAGGTTGTTGAAATTGCAACCCGGTTTCCGGAGCGCACGATATTCACGCGTTTTGTGCCGCCGTCCGCTCCTGAGGAACTGCCAGGCATGTGGCGGGCGTACTACGAGAAATGGCCGATGATGACGACCACCCAACTTGATCCGGTTTTGGTGGATCTGGTTCCGGACCTGAAAAGACTGGTTCCGCCAGCGCGCATTTTTGACAAAAGGACCTACTCGCCCTGGACGAATGGTCGCCTGCATAGCGCCTTACTTCATCAGGATATCGGCACACTGGTCGTAACAGGAGGCGAGACGGACATCTGCGTGCTGGCCGCGACGCTTGGGGCTATCGATCTCGGCTACAAGGTTATCCTGCTGAAGGACGCGGTATGCAGTGCGACCGATCAAACGCACGATGCATCGCTGGAACTTCTCAGCAAGCGCTTCTCAGTTCAAGTGAAGGTTATGAACACCGAGGAATGGTTGTCGTCATTTTAA
- a CDS encoding SDR family oxidoreductase has translation MSKKIILITGASSGFGRLTAEALAGAGHRVYASMRDIVGRNASNVEAIAGFARDNDVDLRTLELDVQSQVSVDRAIDQIIGEDGRIDVLIHNAGHMVFGPAEAFTPEQFAELYDINVLSTQRVNRAALPHMRRQKHGLLIWISSSSSAGGTPPYLAPYFAAKAAMDAIAVQYARELSRWGIETSIIVPGAFTSGTNHFAHSGVPDDHARQAEYEAGPNAGLGEEIKKAFAAIVPPDADVSLVADAIVRVVGTASGKRPFRVHVDPAEDGADVGFSVLDRLRAEMLHRVGLSDLLKPRALA, from the coding sequence ATGTCGAAGAAAATCATTCTGATCACCGGGGCATCGAGCGGCTTCGGGCGCCTGACTGCCGAGGCCCTCGCTGGAGCCGGCCACCGGGTATACGCCTCGATGCGAGACATTGTCGGCCGCAACGCGTCCAATGTTGAAGCTATAGCCGGCTTTGCCAGGGACAATGACGTTGACCTGCGCACCCTGGAGCTCGACGTCCAGTCGCAGGTTTCGGTAGACAGGGCCATCGATCAGATCATTGGCGAAGACGGACGCATCGACGTTCTGATACACAATGCCGGCCACATGGTGTTCGGACCCGCCGAAGCATTCACGCCAGAGCAGTTCGCCGAGCTTTACGATATCAATGTACTGAGCACCCAACGCGTCAACCGGGCGGCGCTGCCGCACATGCGCCGGCAAAAGCATGGGCTTCTCATCTGGATCTCAAGTTCAAGCTCGGCAGGCGGCACGCCGCCTTATCTTGCCCCTTACTTCGCCGCCAAGGCGGCCATGGATGCCATCGCTGTGCAGTACGCACGTGAGCTGTCGCGTTGGGGCATCGAGACGTCGATCATCGTGCCCGGTGCCTTCACGAGCGGCACCAATCACTTCGCCCATTCCGGCGTACCGGACGACCACGCGCGCCAGGCCGAGTATGAAGCCGGCCCGAATGCCGGTCTCGGCGAAGAGATCAAGAAGGCTTTCGCCGCGATCGTACCGCCGGACGCCGATGTGTCACTGGTTGCCGATGCCATTGTTCGGGTTGTGGGCACCGCGTCCGGCAAGCGTCCGTTCAGGGTGCACGTCGACCCGGCCGAAGACGGCGCCGATGTGGGATTCAGCGTTCTGGACCGGCTTCGCGCTGAGATGCTCCACCGGGTCGGCCTCTCCGATCTACTAAAACCCAGGGCCCTTGCTTGA
- a CDS encoding SDR family oxidoreductase: METNKVAIVTGASRGIGAAIAARLASDGFTVVINYAGKAAAAEEVAGKIEAAGGKALTAQADVSDPAAVRRLFATAEEAFGGVHVLVNNAGIMPLTTIAETGDAVFDRVIAVNLKGTFNTLREAAQRLRVGGRIINMSTSQVGLLHPSYGIYAAAKAGVEAMTHVLSKELRGRDITVNAVAPGPTATDLFLEGKSDEVRDRFAKLAPLERLGTPQDIAGTVAFLAGPDGAWVNGQVLRANGGII, translated from the coding sequence ATGGAAACGAACAAAGTAGCGATCGTCACCGGCGCGTCGCGAGGCATCGGCGCGGCAATTGCGGCGCGTCTAGCGAGTGACGGCTTCACGGTCGTCATCAACTACGCCGGCAAAGCCGCTGCCGCTGAAGAAGTTGCCGGAAAAATTGAGGCGGCTGGCGGCAAGGCGCTAACGGCGCAAGCCGATGTGAGCGATCCGGCGGCCGTCAGGCGCCTGTTTGCCACGGCGGAGGAAGCTTTCGGCGGAGTCCATGTCTTGGTCAACAATGCCGGCATCATGCCTCTCACCACTATTGCGGAAACCGGTGATGCGGTCTTCGACCGAGTCATCGCTGTAAACCTGAAAGGCACGTTCAACACCCTGCGGGAGGCGGCGCAACGCCTGCGCGTAGGAGGTCGCATCATCAATATGTCGACCAGCCAGGTTGGGTTGCTGCACCCGAGCTACGGCATCTACGCCGCCGCGAAGGCCGGCGTCGAGGCTATGACGCACGTGCTGTCGAAGGAATTGCGCGGCCGCGACATCACAGTCAACGCCGTAGCGCCCGGACCGACTGCTACTGACCTGTTTCTCGAGGGCAAGTCGGACGAGGTCAGGGACCGCTTTGCGAAGCTCGCCCCGCTCGAGCGGCTCGGCACTCCGCAGGACATAGCGGGTACCGTCGCCTTCCTCGCAGGACCGGACGGTGCCTGGGTCAACGGCCAGGTGCTGCGCGCCAATGGCGGCATCATCTGA
- a CDS encoding LysR family transcriptional regulator, whose translation MDRFDAMRVFARVAERRSFTLAAEDLGLPRSTITDAVKQLEGRLGVRLLQRTTRVVRTTLDGEAYYHRCVRLIADLEDAEAGFSGASPSGLLRVDVHGTQARHFLLPGLQVFLDRYPDIRLHISETHQPVDIVREGYDCIVRAGHLADSPLIGRKLAELKRGTFASPEYLARFGTPHVPEDLFDGHQMVGLLSSDTPSVAPFAFVVAGKARELTLPTVVTVTGPETNVASACAGLGLIQVPRYRVASELASGALVEVLTDFPPSPLPVHVLYSHTRQLSPRLRVFIDWITERYRLRES comes from the coding sequence ATGGACCGTTTCGATGCTATGCGAGTCTTTGCCCGCGTCGCCGAAAGGCGCAGCTTCACGCTGGCGGCGGAGGACCTTGGACTGCCCCGTTCGACAATTACCGATGCCGTCAAACAGCTGGAGGGGCGTCTGGGCGTGCGCCTGCTGCAGCGTACCACGCGCGTCGTCCGGACCACCTTGGATGGAGAAGCTTACTATCACCGCTGCGTCAGACTCATCGCCGATCTGGAAGACGCCGAGGCCGGCTTCAGCGGCGCTAGTCCGTCGGGTCTGTTGCGTGTTGATGTTCACGGTACGCAGGCGCGCCATTTCCTGCTGCCTGGCCTACAGGTTTTTCTCGATCGTTATCCCGATATCCGATTGCACATCAGCGAAACCCACCAGCCGGTGGACATCGTGCGCGAGGGGTATGATTGCATCGTGCGCGCGGGCCATCTCGCAGACTCCCCGCTGATCGGCCGGAAATTGGCCGAGCTGAAGCGCGGCACCTTCGCGAGCCCTGAGTACCTCGCTCGCTTCGGCACGCCCCACGTCCCCGAGGACCTATTTGACGGTCACCAAATGGTGGGGCTCCTCTCCTCCGATACGCCCTCGGTTGCGCCCTTTGCATTCGTCGTCGCGGGCAAGGCGCGCGAGCTGACGCTGCCAACTGTCGTCACGGTGACTGGCCCCGAGACGAACGTCGCATCGGCCTGTGCCGGTCTGGGACTCATTCAAGTCCCGCGCTATCGGGTTGCTTCCGAGCTTGCGAGCGGCGCGCTCGTAGAAGTGTTAACGGATTTTCCGCCATCGCCACTGCCAGTGCACGTCCTTTATTCGCACACGCGTCAGCTTTCGCCCCGCTTGCGCGTGTTCATCGATTGGATCACTGAGCGATACCGGCTCCGCGAGAGTTGA
- a CDS encoding DUF1127 domain-containing protein codes for MSKTSFNINPSAILTTALGTAFLSCAAQVAGAIHRRRQSGRARGCTLQEMPDYILKDIGVTRFEIEYLVKSGRACRWRQSE; via the coding sequence ATGTCTAAGACGTCCTTCAACATCAATCCGTCGGCCATTCTGACCACGGCGCTAGGCACAGCCTTCTTGAGCTGCGCGGCACAGGTGGCCGGGGCAATCCACCGGCGCCGGCAAAGCGGTCGTGCACGCGGGTGCACTCTGCAGGAAATGCCGGATTACATCCTCAAGGACATCGGCGTGACGCGCTTCGAAATTGAATACCTCGTCAAATCTGGACGAGCCTGCAGATGGCGCCAGAGCGAGTGA